A region of Pyxidicoccus parkwaysis DNA encodes the following proteins:
- a CDS encoding CsbD family protein, with protein sequence MGEWTDKAKGRVKETVGTATGDRELEAEGKADTAKGKIKEKVEDAKRAVKDALDSDKPRREEP encoded by the coding sequence ATGGGTGAGTGGACCGACAAGGCCAAGGGCCGCGTGAAGGAAACCGTGGGCACCGCCACGGGCGACCGTGAGCTGGAGGCCGAGGGCAAGGCCGATACCGCCAAGGGCAAGATCAAGGAGAAGGTCGAGGACGCGAAGCGCGCCGTGAAGGACGCGCTGGACTCCGACAAGCCGCGTAGGGAAGAGCCGTAG
- a CDS encoding universal stress protein, translated as MRTQELSQRALPLLAAGLFRGQRGVSRLLVGTDFSLRSEFALARALRLPLGQGGAFSVLHVTPPLDGHDGAGGVVSCERCLRKAVASVCRRLRHRVDVEVQEVLRQGDAVEAASVASRELGTELVVLGRPHVTYPVRELAEDSMVRRMVRRLGASVLVVVPHPVRPYARPLVAVDFSRESRRALELMLRLCPSPIPVDVLHVVDTREEEALLRASGAPAERWLLLRQEREHGARVALGRFLAPYRETGRELEVRVRSGEPGDGILAEAAERGTDVLAVAMSGTEARTPLTERVLARAGCDVLVARQGRPTAS; from the coding sequence ATGAGGACACAAGAGCTTTCACAACGAGCCCTTCCCTTGCTGGCGGCGGGGCTCTTCCGGGGGCAGCGAGGTGTCTCGCGCCTGCTGGTGGGAACGGACTTCTCCCTGCGCTCCGAGTTCGCGCTGGCGCGAGCGCTGCGCCTGCCGTTGGGGCAGGGCGGCGCCTTCTCGGTGCTGCACGTGACGCCTCCGCTGGACGGGCATGACGGCGCGGGCGGAGTGGTGTCGTGCGAGCGCTGCCTGCGCAAGGCGGTGGCCTCGGTGTGCCGGCGGCTGCGCCACCGCGTGGACGTGGAGGTGCAGGAGGTGCTGCGCCAGGGCGACGCGGTGGAGGCGGCCTCCGTCGCATCGCGCGAGCTGGGGACGGAATTGGTGGTGCTGGGCCGTCCGCATGTGACGTACCCCGTGCGGGAATTGGCCGAGGACTCGATGGTGCGGCGCATGGTGCGGCGGCTGGGCGCATCGGTGCTGGTGGTGGTGCCGCACCCGGTGCGGCCGTACGCGCGGCCCCTCGTGGCGGTGGACTTCTCGCGGGAGTCCCGCCGGGCGCTGGAGTTGATGCTGAGGCTGTGTCCGTCGCCCATCCCGGTGGACGTGCTGCACGTGGTGGACACGCGCGAGGAGGAGGCGCTGCTGCGAGCCTCCGGAGCGCCCGCGGAGCGGTGGCTGCTCCTCCGGCAGGAGCGCGAGCACGGGGCGAGGGTGGCGCTCGGCCGGTTCCTCGCTCCCTACCGTGAGACGGGGCGCGAGCTCGAGGTGCGGGTGCGCAGCGGCGAGCCCGGGGACGGCATCCTCGCGGAGGCCGCGGAGCGCGGCACGGATGTGCTGGCGGTGGCGATGTCGGGCACGGAGGCGCGCACGCCGCTGACGGAGCGCGTGCTGGCGCGGGCCGGCTGCGACGTGTTGGTGGCGAGGCAGGGCCGGCCCACCGCCTCTTGA